The genomic segment AAGCGTGCGGACGCATGGGATGGTGACGCTTGTCGACGCAACTGAAGACGTTTCGCGGCCGGTCCATGCCTGAAGCGCTGGCGCGCGTGAAGGCGGCGCTGGGGCGGGATGCGGTCATCCTGCACACGCGGTCGATCCAGCGCGGCGGGTTGCTGGGTCTGGGCGCGCACACGGAGATTGAGATCACGGCGACGGCGGATTCGCGCGTGCCGATTGTTCGGGCGCGAGAAAGCGGCGAATCGAGCCGATCGAATCAACCGAGTCAACCGAGTCGGCTTGGCGTGCCGCGCCGGCCTCCGGATGCGGGCATGGGGACACTCCACGCGGCGCCGCGATTGACCCAAGTGGATTCCGGCAACGTTGTACCAGGCCCGCTGCCGCCGTCAAAGGGGTCGATAAAACCGGCACCGATACCGGCCGCACCGCGTCTGGATGACGCCGCGTTGCTGGAGGAGATCAGCGCGATTCGCGCGATGGTGGAGGAGCTTTCGAGCCGAGCGCCCGCGAATCGCACGCCGGATGTTCCCGCTGAATTGGTGCAACATTATTCGCGCGTGATCGGCCAGCAGGTTGCGGACGAACTGGCGAAGGAGCTGATCGATCGCGTCGCAGAGGCAACTGTAGGTCTCCCGCCTTCGGAGCGGTCTTCGGGCTCGCCGGAGTTCCAGCAGCGCGTGGAGGCTGAACTGACGCGTTGCATCGCCGAGATGATGCCGCCCGCCGAGGCGCTGACCTTGCGCGGCGACGGGCAGCCGACGGTGATCGCGCTGGTCGGCCCGACGGGCGTGGGGAAGACGACGACGATCGCGAAGCTGGCCGCGAACCTGACGTTGCGTGAAGGGCGTCGGGCAGGCCTGATCACGCAGGATCATTACCGGATTGCGGCGGTCGAGCAGCTCGCGACGTATGCTCGAATCCTGCGCATCCCCATGGAGCCGGTGCTGACGCCGCAGGCGATGCGGGAGGCGATCCAGAAGCTTTCGAGCGTTGATGTCATTCTGATTGACACGGCCGGGCGGAGTCAGCGCGATGGGGCGAGGCTGGCGGAATTGAAAGAGTTTCTCGCCGCCGCGCAGCCCGATCAGATTCACCTTGTTCTCTCGAGCACGGCCGGAGAATCGGCGCTGCGCGAGGCGATGGAACGGTTTGCGCAGGTCGGCGCGCGACACGTGGTGTTCACGAAGCTGGATGAAGCGGTGGGGTTCGGCGTATTGCTCAACGTGCTGCACAAGACGGGCCTGCGCATGTCGTACTTCACGACGGGCCAGACGGTGCCGGACGACATCGAGCCGGCGGCGGCGCATCGCGTCGCGCGGTTGATCGTCGGCGGCGCGACGGCGGACCCGGAGGATTCGACTTTGCCGCTCGGCGCGGCACGGCGGAAGGAGGGGTACATCGCGTGAGTGCGTTGCCGCTGGATCAGGCCAGTCGACTGCGCGATCTGATGGCGCGCAGCGGGTCGAGCGCGGATGCGGGGATTCGTCCGGTCCCGGCGATGCACGAAGCGCCGCGCGCCGCGCGCGTGATCGCGATCGCCAGCGGCAAGGGGGGCGTCGGCAAGACAAATGTAGCAGTCAACCTCGGCATCTGCCTGGCCCGTCTGCGCCGGCGCGTTGTGCTGATCGACGCCGACCTCGGCACGGCCAACGTCGATGTGCTGATGAAACTCGCCTCGCCCTATGACCTGTCGCACGTCGCGAGCGGCCGCCGATCGGTGGACGACGTGCTGATGGCGGTGCGGCCGGGCCTGCGCGTGCTGCGTGGAGCGTCCGGGATGAGCGCGGTGGCGGACCTGGACCCGCGCGCGCGGGGCGCGTTGATCGAGCAATTGACGGGGCTGGAGTCCGCCTGTGATTTGATTCTGATCGACTGCGGAGCGGGTATTTCGCAAAACGTCGTCGCCTTCGCCGCTGCGGCGGATGATGTGCTCGTGGTGCTCACGCCCGAACCGCCAGCCATGACGGATGCCTACGCGCTGATCAAGGCGATGCAGCACCAGCCGGCGCGAGGAACGCTGGGATTGCTCGTGAACCAGGCGGGCGGCTACCGCGAGGGCCGGGAGTGCGCCGAGCGAGTGGCAGGGGTGGCGAGGCGATTTTTGAATGCGACGGTGGACGTGATCGGGCAGATTCCGCGCGACGGGCACGTGAGCCAGGCGGTTCGGATGCGCGTACCGGTGGTGGAGCGGTATCCGCGCAGCCCTGCGGCCAAGGCGTTGGCAATACTGGCAGAGCGGATGGAAGGGCGCGCGGTAGGGCTGGCGGGGCGTCACGGATTCTTCCATCGCGTTACACGATTTTTCTGCTGAACTGGTCCGCGAACTTCGCCGATGCCACACCGTGGACAAGATCCGGATCCCGCGCGCGGCACGGGCGGTCCGGCATGGCAACGTGGTGGAGTGTCACGCTTGGTGCGGTTGTGCGGTGCTTGTTGCGGATTGACCGTCTTCTGTGCAATGCTCACGCACGGACTGCTGGCCGGCACGGAGGTGCAGGGGCTGCTGTTGCGTTCGGTCGTGGGCATGGCGGCGGGCGTGGCGTTGGGATCGGCTGCGGGCTGGCTGGGGCTGGCCATCATGAAAGAAAACATCAACCTGCCGGAGGATTCGGCGAGTGACCAGGCGGAGCCTGACAGCGTGGGCGCGGAGGGTGCAGCAGCGCCGCCGTCGCCACGTGGTGTGTGAATCGCCCGGTGAATCGCGCGATGAAATGTCGCGGCAGGAGCATGTGGGATGGTACAGACCGAGACGGATGTCAAAGCGATTTGGAAGCAGTACAAGAAGGAACCGACCCAGGCGCTGCGAAACCAGCTCATCGAGCAGTACATGCACATCGTGCGGTTCAATGCCGAGCGCGTGCATGCCAAGCTGCCGACCGAGGTGGACGTGGACGATCTGATCTCGGCGGGCATGTTCGGCCTGATCGACGCGATCGACGCGTTTGATCTGGACCGCGGCGTGAAGTTCGAGACCTACTGCTCGCCGCGCGTGCGCGGGGCGATCCTCGACGAGCTGCGCTCGATGGACTGGGTGCCGCGGCTCGTGCGCAACCGGTCGCAAAAGATTCAAAGCGCCACCAAGGCCCTGCAAAGCGAACTGGGGCGCATCCCCAGCGAGCGCGAAGTGGCCGAGCGCATCGGGGTGTCGGCCGAGGAGTACGACCGCATGTCGCGCGATTCGCTGGCGGTCTCGATGACCAGTCTGTCGCGCAAGGCGTACGGCGGCGATTCATCGCGCGACCTGACGGAAATCGACGTCATCAAGGACCAGAGCGCCGAGGACCCGGTCAGGGAGCTCCAGAAGGCCGATCTGAAGCAGTTGATCCAGAAAGGCCTCTCATCCACGGAGCGCCTGATTCTGATCCTGTATTACTATGAAGAGATGACCATGAAGGAGATCGGCCTGACGCTGGACCTTTCGGAGAGCCGCGTCAGTCAGATGCATTCGGCGATCGTGGAACGCCTGCGTTTTCAGCTTCGCCAGCGCGACAAGGAGTTTCGTCTCTGACGCGGCGGGGCAAACAATGCGGCGCCTGTTGACGGGCGAGACGCCCGCACCACCCATTGATTCAGGTGTTTGAATCGTGTCCGCCATTCCCCCCAACGCCATTGCCTCGGTGCTCCAGTCGGGCGTCGTGCAGCGCAACGCCGCGAAGGACGTGGAGACCGCCAGGCAGGCCTCGACCGAGACGACGCGCAAGCTCACCGGCGGGCCGGACGCCCTGGTCGAACTCGAAATCGAAGCCACCGATACCGACACGCAGATCCATTCCGATTCCGGCGGCGGGGCCGGGGGGCAGGGACGACACGATGCAAACCACGAAGAAGCGCCAGCGGAGGACGATGCCTCGAACGAAACCTCGGGCGTGACCGTGGACGATTCCGGCCGCGTGCACATCGACTTGTCGGCGTGAATGGTCGCAATGGGGACACAGCGGGTGAACCACCCATCACAGGCGAGAGGCCTGTGACGCAGTGCCGCGGTGCCACGGTACCGCAGTGCTCACAGCGGCTTCGCTCATCGGTCCAGCTCCGCCGCGATGATGTTCAAACTGCCGAGTACGGCGACGATGTCGCTGATGCAGTGGCCGATCACCAGTTTGGGAAACACCTGGTAGTTGATGAAACTCGGCGGGCGGCAGCGAGCGCGGTAAGGCGTGTTGCCGCCGTCGGAGGCGAGATAGAAGCCCAGTTCGCCGTTGGCGGTTTCGTTTACGCCGTAGGCTTCGCCGATGGGCGGCTCAAAGCCGCGGTTGGTCATGATCCTCTCGAAGTGATGGATCAATCCCTCGATGGAGAAATAGACTTCACGCTTGTCGGGCAGGGCGGTCTTGGCGTTGGGCAGGACGTTGACCGGGCCGCTCGGGATATTATCGATAAGTTGCTGGATGATATGGATCGACTGGCGCATCTCCTCCAGCCGCACAAGGTAACGGTCGAACACGTCGCCGCCGGTGGCAATGGGCACCTTGAAATCCACCCCGCTGGAACCCTTGCCGTCCCAGTTGTCGGCATAGCACAGGTAGGGTTCGTCCTTTCGCAGATCGCGCACCACGCCGGCCGATCGCGCCAGGGGGCCGGTCCAGCTCCACGCGATGGCGTCTTCCTTTGAGAGCACGCCGATGCCGCGCGTGCGTTCGACGAAGATGCGATTGCGCGTGAGCAGCGATTCAAAATCGTTGAGTGCGTTTGGGAGCCGTTTAATGAACGCCTTCACGTGGTCGGGCCATTCCGGGGGGATGTCGTACATCAATCCGCCGACGCGCGTGTAACTCGTGGTGAAGCGAGCCCCGCAGACTTCCTCAAACAGGTCATAAATGTATTCGCGCTCGTTGAAGGCGTAGAGGAACGCCGTGAAGCCGCCCAGGTCCAGCCCGGCCGTGCCGAGGCAGAGCAGATGGTCCTGGATGCGGGCCAGTTCGGCGATGATGGTGCGAATCGCCTTGCAGCGCGGCGTCAGCTCGATGCCGAATAGCTTTTCGCAGGCGGTGTGCCAGGCGATGTTGTTGGCCATCGGGCTGATGTAATTCATGCGATCGGTGACGACGACGTACTGATCGTAGTTCAAGTGCTCGCCCAGCTTCTCGAAGCCGCTGTGCAGGTAACCGATGTGCGGCGTGCAGCCGACGACGGTCTCGCCGTCCAATTCAAGCACGAGGCGCAGGGTAGTGTGCGTGGCCGGGTGCTGCGGGCCGAAGTTAAGGGTCCACAGATCGCCGCCGAGATCGTCGCGCTGGAGCGTCGTCGGTTGAAGGTCGGTGAGGGTTGTCATGGGACCGGGTCCATTGGAAGGCGTTGGTCGCGAGCCATGTGCGGTTGGCCGCGAGCATTGTAGCGGAAGCGGGGAATGGCTCAACGAGGCATGGGATCCCACAGGCACGAAGGGATGTTGGACAGGCCCATGGTTGCCAGCTCGCAGCCCATGGCTCTTGATCCCGCTCCTTACACGAACAGGAACATGACCGCGAAGAAGACCGGGATCAGGATGCAAACGCTGTAGCCCATGTAGCCGAAGAACGAGGGCATCTTGATGCGAGCGTGCTCGGCGATGGACTTGACCATGAAGTTCGGCCCGTTGCCGATGTAGGTGTTCGCGCCCATGAAGACCGCGCCGAGACTGATGGCGATGAGCAGGTCCTCGCGGATGAAATGGCCGCTAAGCAGGGTGAGGATGCCGGGGCCGGGTTCGTGGGTGAGGGCGTTGGCCGTTTCAAAGAAGACGACGTAGGTCGGGGCGTTATCAAGGAAACTGGAAAGGACGCCGGTAGCCCAGAAGAATTTGTGCGGCGTATCGACGCCGAGCCTGGCGCCCTGAAGGTTGAGAATCTCGATCGGCGCCTGCATGCAGATGAAGATGCCAATGAAAAGGCACGCCACTTCAACGATCGCCGTGTAGCTGAAGTGATTCGCGGCGCGGACGCCCTTGCCGGTGGTTACGAGGGACAAGCCGACGAAAGCGGTCTGGAGCAACTCGCGCAGGAAGGGGAACGGCGTCCAGCCGGTGCCGAGGAACGGCTTGGTCGGGTCCATGGTGCCCGTCACGAATACCACGCCGGCCAGCCAGAGGAAGTTGATCTTGCCGTCGATGCCGATCGGCGTGACGCGCGTCTCGTCGAGCGTGACGGCCTGCTTGCTCTCCTTCCTGTACGCGACGGTGTCCCAGACGTAGTAGATCACCAGCAGCACAACGAGGCAGAAAGCCCATTCCTTCCAGA from the Planctomycetia bacterium genome contains:
- a CDS encoding MinD/ParA family protein, which codes for MSALPLDQASRLRDLMARSGSSADAGIRPVPAMHEAPRAARVIAIASGKGGVGKTNVAVNLGICLARLRRRVVLIDADLGTANVDVLMKLASPYDLSHVASGRRSVDDVLMAVRPGLRVLRGASGMSAVADLDPRARGALIEQLTGLESACDLILIDCGAGISQNVVAFAAAADDVLVVLTPEPPAMTDAYALIKAMQHQPARGTLGLLVNQAGGYREGRECAERVAGVARRFLNATVDVIGQIPRDGHVSQAVRMRVPVVERYPRSPAAKALAILAERMEGRAVGLAGRHGFFHRVTRFFC
- the nuoD gene encoding NADH dehydrogenase (quinone) subunit D, with amino-acid sequence MTTLTDLQPTTLQRDDLGGDLWTLNFGPQHPATHTTLRLVLELDGETVVGCTPHIGYLHSGFEKLGEHLNYDQYVVVTDRMNYISPMANNIAWHTACEKLFGIELTPRCKAIRTIIAELARIQDHLLCLGTAGLDLGGFTAFLYAFNEREYIYDLFEEVCGARFTTSYTRVGGLMYDIPPEWPDHVKAFIKRLPNALNDFESLLTRNRIFVERTRGIGVLSKEDAIAWSWTGPLARSAGVVRDLRKDEPYLCYADNWDGKGSSGVDFKVPIATGGDVFDRYLVRLEEMRQSIHIIQQLIDNIPSGPVNVLPNAKTALPDKREVYFSIEGLIHHFERIMTNRGFEPPIGEAYGVNETANGELGFYLASDGGNTPYRARCRPPSFINYQVFPKLVIGHCISDIVAVLGSLNIIAAELDR
- the flhF gene encoding flagellar biosynthesis protein FlhF, which translates into the protein MSTQLKTFRGRSMPEALARVKAALGRDAVILHTRSIQRGGLLGLGAHTEIEITATADSRVPIVRARESGESSRSNQPSQPSRLGVPRRPPDAGMGTLHAAPRLTQVDSGNVVPGPLPPSKGSIKPAPIPAAPRLDDAALLEEISAIRAMVEELSSRAPANRTPDVPAELVQHYSRVIGQQVADELAKELIDRVAEATVGLPPSERSSGSPEFQQRVEAELTRCIAEMMPPAEALTLRGDGQPTVIALVGPTGVGKTTTIAKLAANLTLREGRRAGLITQDHYRIAAVEQLATYARILRIPMEPVLTPQAMREAIQKLSSVDVILIDTAGRSQRDGARLAELKEFLAAAQPDQIHLVLSSTAGESALREAMERFAQVGARHVVFTKLDEAVGFGVLLNVLHKTGLRMSYFTTGQTVPDDIEPAAAHRVARLIVGGATADPEDSTLPLGAARRKEGYIA
- a CDS encoding FliA/WhiG family RNA polymerase sigma factor, with amino-acid sequence MVQTETDVKAIWKQYKKEPTQALRNQLIEQYMHIVRFNAERVHAKLPTEVDVDDLISAGMFGLIDAIDAFDLDRGVKFETYCSPRVRGAILDELRSMDWVPRLVRNRSQKIQSATKALQSELGRIPSEREVAERIGVSAEEYDRMSRDSLAVSMTSLSRKAYGGDSSRDLTEIDVIKDQSAEDPVRELQKADLKQLIQKGLSSTERLILILYYYEEMTMKEIGLTLDLSESRVSQMHSAIVERLRFQLRQRDKEFRL
- a CDS encoding sodium:proton antiporter — encoded protein: MLTSAILADTGHAATTVPGLASVVPFVILLLCIAILPLVHKTSHWWEHNKNKLIVALSLGLVTIVYYQIRGYGILHGDHATDPGIKTVLAVLDHAILGEFIPFISLLFSLYVISGGIRVKGDIPAHPITNTVFLAIGGVLASFIGTTGASMLLIRPVLRTNSERKHVVHTVIFFIFIVSNIGGCLLPIGDPPLFLGYLKGVPFLWTFKLWKEWAFCLVVLLVIYYVWDTVAYRKESKQAVTLDETRVTPIGIDGKINFLWLAGVVFVTGTMDPTKPFLGTGWTPFPFLRELLQTAFVGLSLVTTGKGVRAANHFSYTAIVEVACLFIGIFICMQAPIEILNLQGARLGVDTPHKFFWATGVLSSFLDNAPTYVVFFETANALTHEPGPGILTLLSGHFIREDLLIAISLGAVFMGANTYIGNGPNFMVKSIAEHARIKMPSFFGYMGYSVCILIPVFFAVMFLFV